A genomic window from Gallus gallus isolate bGalGal1 chromosome 33, bGalGal1.mat.broiler.GRCg7b, whole genome shotgun sequence includes:
- the LOC121107931 gene encoding olfactory receptor 1G1-like: RLHTPMYFFLLNLSLLDLGCISTTLPKAMANALWGTRAISYTGCAAQVFFFLFFISAECCLLTIMSYDRYVAICKPLHYRTLDLVVSFMYSVMPPALNPLIYGIRNQELKGALRKILQHTLFRHQKYVHYDLKTTKNLEKA, from the exons cgcctgcacacccccatgtacttcttcctcctcaacctctccctcctcgacctgggctgcatctccaccactctccccaaagccatggccaatgccctctggggcaccagggccatctcctacacaggatgtgctgctcaggtctttttctttctcttcttcatctcgGCAGAATGTtgccttctcaccatcatgtcttacgaccgctacgttgccatctgcaagcccctgcactacaggacc ctggacctggtggtgtcaTTTATGTACTCAGTGATGCCTCCAGCACTGAATCCCCTCATCTACGGCATtaggaaccaggagctcaagggtGCCCTCAGGAAGATACTCCAACATACCCTGTTTCGCCATCAGAAATATGTTCATTATGATCTCAAGACTACAAAAAATTTAGAAAAAGCCTGA